Proteins encoded within one genomic window of uncultured Draconibacterium sp.:
- a CDS encoding GNAT family N-acetyltransferase yields the protein MKIRKVKKSDNKHLADLIRAAFVEYDAPREGTVFSDPTTDNLYELFRNEKSILWVAENDSEIIGCCGIYPTKGLPKGCAELVKFYLLAKARGNGMGTKLMKQSIESTRELGYSEIYIETLPEFENAVGMYERAGFEKLEKPLGDSGHTGCDIWMIKKL from the coding sequence ATGAAGATTAGAAAAGTGAAGAAATCAGATAATAAACACTTAGCAGATCTAATAAGAGCCGCATTTGTTGAGTATGATGCGCCTAGAGAAGGAACCGTTTTTTCCGACCCAACTACCGATAATTTATATGAACTGTTTCGGAATGAAAAATCGATTCTGTGGGTAGCCGAAAATGATAGCGAAATTATAGGCTGTTGCGGCATCTATCCTACCAAAGGCCTACCCAAAGGCTGTGCTGAATTGGTGAAATTTTACCTGCTGGCAAAAGCCCGGGGAAATGGAATGGGAACTAAATTGATGAAACAAAGTATAGAGTCGACAAGAGAGTTGGGGTATTCCGAAATTTATATTGAAACCTTACCTGAGTTTGAGAACGCGGTGGGAATGTATGAAAGGGCAGGGTTTGAAAAACTGGAAAAGCCTTTAGGAGATTCCGGGCATACGGGGTGTGATATTTGGATGATTAAAAAACTTTAG
- a CDS encoding aminodeoxychorismate/anthranilate synthase component II: MMKILVIDNYDSFTYNLVHAIKKISGQPVDVFRNDQIALEEIDKYDKIVLSPGPGIPEEAGLLLDIIKAYAPKKSMLGVCLGHQAIGEAFGGKLHNMNRVLHGIATPVKQTEIKSQLFEGLPESFDVGRYHSWIVQAEQLPECFEVTSYDEDGLVMSMQHKEYDVQSVQFHPESVLTPLGEKMIENWLYPNK; encoded by the coding sequence AAGATATTAGTTATCGATAATTACGACTCATTTACCTACAACCTGGTACATGCTATAAAAAAGATCTCGGGCCAGCCGGTTGATGTGTTTCGCAACGATCAGATTGCATTGGAGGAAATTGACAAATACGATAAGATCGTTCTTTCTCCGGGTCCAGGAATTCCGGAAGAAGCAGGTCTTTTACTCGACATTATTAAAGCATACGCACCAAAGAAAAGTATGCTCGGCGTTTGTCTGGGGCACCAGGCCATTGGCGAAGCTTTTGGCGGTAAGCTACACAATATGAACCGTGTTCTGCACGGAATTGCCACACCGGTTAAACAAACCGAAATAAAATCGCAGTTATTTGAAGGATTGCCTGAATCATTTGATGTGGGGCGTTACCACTCATGGATCGTGCAGGCTGAGCAACTTCCCGAATGTTTTGAAGTTACCAGCTACGATGAAGACGGCCTGGTAATGTCGATGCAGCACAAAGAATACGATGTGCAAAGTGTCCAGTTCCACCCGGAATCAGTATTGACACCGCTGGGCGAAAAAATGATCGAGAACTGGTTGTATCCGAACAAATAG
- a CDS encoding SusD/RagB family nutrient-binding outer membrane lipoprotein — protein sequence MKKLIIILSAVLFLTSCDEFLDINENPNYPTDVSDELLLTSAEAAVTNIYCADWGLIGSFWSQHWAQNNTSSQYKIYESYAISSNTNVIERSYRTMFMDGLSDNEIFMQKVQENENWGAYLMGAVIKAYGFQYLVDLYGNTPYTEAFLGAEKLNPIIDKGETIYADIYDLLTDALSKDFHSYVPEIYEANDIVFEGDIDDWQAFANSLRLRILLRQYDANTSFAQQEISSLLTNMEAGNIYLLDKDVMVDNFEDADSKSNPLYESDQRQLNTTNNIKACITFTSYLEENSDPRLEVLFTPVDGNYYGLVPGSYNVPSTEFEAPKLIASPVIEPEMPVYWMTYAESELLIAEAYLRMGNTEMAQAYYESGVSESFSRMGADISDLLTGAYAFPTTGFEDQLKAIIMQKWVDAAEGGRGIESHIERVRTGYPEESAISDQIDEGYMVPGNYIPGTLIYSKKGTSGGILPRRFPYADSELNFNSNAAEYKALSDADVILQNVWWKN from the coding sequence ATGAAAAAGTTAATTATAATATTGAGTGCTGTCCTGTTCTTAACATCATGCGATGAATTTCTGGACATTAATGAGAATCCAAACTATCCAACCGATGTTTCGGATGAATTGCTACTTACCTCTGCCGAGGCTGCGGTTACCAATATTTATTGTGCCGACTGGGGACTTATTGGTTCGTTCTGGTCGCAACACTGGGCACAGAATAACACCTCATCTCAGTACAAAATATACGAATCGTATGCCATAAGTAGTAATACAAATGTTATTGAACGTTCTTACCGTACCATGTTTATGGACGGTCTGAGCGATAACGAGATTTTTATGCAGAAAGTACAGGAAAACGAAAACTGGGGCGCCTATTTAATGGGAGCAGTTATTAAAGCATACGGTTTTCAATACCTGGTTGATTTATACGGTAACACACCATATACTGAAGCATTTTTAGGAGCCGAAAAGTTGAACCCGATTATTGACAAAGGCGAAACTATTTATGCTGATATTTATGACTTGCTTACTGATGCTTTAAGCAAAGACTTCCATTCGTATGTTCCGGAAATCTACGAAGCCAACGACATTGTTTTTGAAGGAGATATAGACGACTGGCAGGCATTTGCAAATTCATTACGTTTACGTATTCTGTTGCGTCAATACGATGCAAACACATCATTTGCACAACAGGAAATTTCAAGTTTGCTGACCAATATGGAAGCCGGAAATATTTACCTGCTCGACAAAGATGTTATGGTTGACAACTTTGAAGATGCCGACAGTAAATCAAATCCGTTGTACGAAAGCGACCAGCGTCAGTTAAACACTACTAACAATATAAAAGCGTGTATTACTTTCACTTCATATTTGGAAGAAAACAGCGACCCGCGTCTTGAAGTGTTATTCACACCTGTTGACGGTAATTATTACGGACTTGTTCCGGGATCTTACAACGTTCCGTCTACCGAATTTGAAGCACCAAAACTGATTGCTTCGCCGGTAATTGAACCCGAAATGCCTGTTTACTGGATGACTTACGCCGAGTCGGAATTATTAATCGCCGAAGCTTATTTGCGCATGGGCAACACCGAAATGGCACAGGCATATTACGAAAGCGGAGTAAGCGAATCATTCTCGCGCATGGGAGCGGATATTAGCGATCTGTTAACCGGTGCTTATGCTTTCCCAACTACCGGATTTGAAGATCAATTAAAAGCCATAATCATGCAAAAATGGGTTGATGCTGCCGAAGGCGGACGCGGAATTGAATCGCACATCGAACGTGTAAGAACAGGATATCCTGAAGAATCAGCAATTAGCGACCAGATTGACGAAGGTTACATGGTGCCCGGCAACTATATTCCTGGCACACTGATTTACAGCAAAAAAGGAACAAGCGGAGGTATACTTCCCCGTCGATTCCCATATGCCGATAGCGAACTGAATTTCAACTCGAATGCAGCTGAATACAAAGCACTTTCGGATGCTGATGTGATTTTACAAAATGTATGGTGGAAAAATTAA
- a CDS encoding phosphoribosylanthranilate isomerase, whose product MTKDLKIKVCGMKFTQNREQVEALGVDLLGYIFYGPSKRFVGDTPDAGLFQSDKPKVGVFVNENAFEILGLAKNFGFEYIQLHGKENPKTCGLLKNQGLKVLKAFPMDDDFKFATTAAYEGKVDYFLFDTKTKQHGGSGKKFNWQILENYTGNTPFFLSGGIGPDDSAEIKELNHPMLAGVDLNSGFEDEPGLKNIEKLKQFIAQLKAE is encoded by the coding sequence ATGACAAAAGACCTAAAAATAAAAGTGTGCGGAATGAAATTCACCCAAAACCGTGAACAGGTGGAAGCGCTTGGCGTTGATCTGCTGGGGTATATTTTTTACGGCCCTTCCAAACGATTTGTTGGTGACACACCCGATGCCGGACTCTTTCAATCAGACAAACCCAAGGTGGGTGTTTTTGTAAACGAGAATGCATTTGAAATTCTTGGTCTGGCAAAGAACTTTGGTTTCGAATACATTCAGTTGCACGGAAAGGAAAATCCAAAAACCTGCGGATTATTAAAAAACCAGGGTCTAAAAGTACTAAAGGCCTTTCCTATGGATGATGATTTTAAATTTGCTACAACAGCAGCCTATGAGGGAAAAGTTGATTATTTTTTATTCGATACAAAAACCAAACAGCATGGTGGTTCGGGTAAAAAATTCAACTGGCAGATCCTGGAAAACTACACCGGGAATACACCCTTTTTTCTCAGTGGAGGAATTGGTCCTGATGACTCAGCTGAGATAAAAGAACTAAATCATCCGATGCTGGCAGGAGTAGACCTGAATAGTGGGTTTGAGGACGAACCCGGATTAAAAAACATTGAAAAACTAAAACAATTTATTGCGCAATTAAAGGCAGAATAG
- the trpA gene encoding tryptophan synthase subunit alpha → MNNRINQLFERKKENILSVYFTAGFPNLNDTVEIIQQLEKNGVDLIEIGMPFSDPTADGPTIQRTSEIALKNGMSLKVLFEQLKTIRESVSIPLVLMGYLNPVYQYGVEKFCQKCNEIGIDGTILPDLPLDEFEAEYKTIFEQNNLHNILLITPQTSEARIRQIDEASEGFIYMVSSSSTTGAGKRVEDFHKDYFERIQTMNLKNHRLIGFGISDNATFTNACKYASGAIIGSAFVSSFSNEVEIADSVKQFVKNMLITD, encoded by the coding sequence ATGAACAACAGAATCAATCAACTTTTCGAAAGAAAAAAAGAAAACATACTCTCGGTATATTTTACTGCCGGATTCCCCAACCTGAACGATACCGTTGAAATTATTCAGCAGCTGGAAAAGAATGGCGTCGACCTCATCGAAATTGGCATGCCTTTTTCTGATCCAACAGCTGACGGTCCAACGATTCAGCGTACCAGCGAGATTGCCTTAAAAAATGGCATGTCGCTGAAAGTACTTTTTGAGCAATTAAAAACCATTCGCGAATCGGTTTCTATACCGTTAGTTTTAATGGGCTACCTGAATCCTGTTTATCAATACGGTGTAGAGAAGTTCTGCCAGAAGTGTAACGAAATTGGAATCGACGGCACTATCCTGCCCGACCTCCCATTGGATGAATTTGAGGCAGAATACAAAACAATTTTTGAGCAGAACAACCTGCACAATATTTTGCTGATTACCCCACAAACTTCGGAAGCACGTATTCGCCAGATTGACGAAGCCAGCGAAGGATTTATTTACATGGTTTCATCGTCGTCAACAACAGGTGCCGGCAAAAGAGTAGAAGATTTTCATAAGGATTATTTTGAACGTATTCAGACAATGAACCTAAAAAATCATCGCCTTATCGGTTTCGGTATTTCGGACAATGCTACCTTTACTAACGCGTGCAAATATGCCAGTGGAGCTATTATCGGCAGTGCTTTTGTAAGCTCATTCAGCAATGAAGTTGAGATTGCTGATTCGGTAAAACAATTTGTAAAAAACATGCTTATTACTGACTAA
- a CDS encoding SusC/RagA family TonB-linked outer membrane protein codes for MKKLLLLVVALFCGVSLIFAQTKQIRGTVTSSDDGLPIPGVSVVMKGTTIGTVTDLDGNFVLTAPENETLKFSFVGMKAKEVQITGAAVYNIVLEAESIGVGEVVVTAMGIKRDKKALGYSVSEFGAEDFGNVGNDDATKALQGKVAGVSISAGSGAPGASTRVIVRGLSSITGSNQPLYVVDGVPINNSHASGNATENSMNVSAKVDFGNSASDINPADIETISVLKGAAASNLYGSRAANGVIMITTKRGAKNQDLQVNVSSSSAFTEVGRLPYFQKKFGQGWSGTYDSKENGSWGPVMDGKDRLTGYIVDNVQQVAPFSYKENGIRDVYEYGYSLNNTIALSGGNDFMGWYASATNSKNDGVLPGDVDVLARNTLTFKANGGTAKTKVNFGMTYINRENKTIPTGQGDDAGTGAVIYADILYQPVNHYLPDYRDYNYPFNNLDNYYNGYAQNPYFTLNETGAKADQNRVIANLNITQDLLEGLTIGFTGGVDTHSQFSKVYGAIAKVTPGSNNDGTINDVAGAVKEEARFNTQLNSDLVITYDNEVDVLGGNLKYNLLVGNNINQRSFKRDNIVSKGLVVPGYYNVGNISGSAEVYTNEYKRRLVGVYAQLGLEFNDYLFLNLQARNDWSSTLPIGNNSFFYPGASMGFVFTELITENNILPYGKIRVSYAHAGNDAAPFMTSEIYRPSILRAGGFGYTNYPVGGIPAYEKYRRLGNPNLKPEISKEFEIGTDLRFFSNRIGVDLAYYKKTTTDLIMLANIAASTGYREITSNLGQITNDGIELALNITPVQRNNFSWDFTYLFNKADMVLDELSDELGVSEYVINSAYETEFVAIPGEQLGMYRIPDYKYSPDGKIIVGDNGLPVEGDKKLVGSSVPDFLMSFTNNISYKGFRFSFLIDYQKGGIMYSNTADATYWSGNNEQSTTNDRRPWIIPNTVVEVKDSEGNVTGYQENSTPVVDNWHEYYSSNTNKPFESSRLISRTFIKLREVSLSYRFNNSLLDKTFLSSVNVSVFGRNLFLWTPKDNSYVDPETTTWDNDIEGLFGEFNGAPSVRTYGLKLDLTF; via the coding sequence ATGAAAAAACTACTTCTATTAGTTGTGGCTTTGTTTTGTGGAGTGAGTCTAATTTTCGCCCAAACAAAGCAAATCAGGGGAACGGTTACTTCATCCGACGATGGACTACCCATTCCCGGTGTTTCGGTTGTAATGAAAGGAACTACTATCGGAACCGTTACCGACTTGGACGGTAATTTCGTTCTTACAGCCCCTGAAAATGAAACGCTGAAATTTTCTTTTGTTGGAATGAAAGCAAAAGAGGTTCAAATTACCGGGGCTGCGGTCTACAACATTGTTCTCGAAGCTGAATCAATTGGCGTCGGCGAAGTTGTTGTAACTGCCATGGGGATTAAGAGAGACAAGAAGGCGCTGGGCTATTCGGTTAGCGAATTTGGTGCTGAAGATTTTGGTAACGTCGGCAACGACGATGCCACAAAAGCTCTCCAGGGAAAAGTTGCCGGTGTTTCTATTTCGGCAGGATCAGGAGCCCCCGGGGCTTCAACAAGAGTTATTGTACGTGGACTTTCGTCTATCACCGGAAGTAACCAACCGCTTTACGTTGTTGATGGTGTTCCGATTAACAACTCTCATGCCAGCGGAAATGCAACCGAAAACTCGATGAACGTAAGCGCCAAAGTAGACTTTGGCAACTCGGCATCAGACATTAACCCGGCCGATATAGAAACTATTTCGGTATTGAAAGGCGCTGCAGCATCAAACCTTTACGGATCACGGGCGGCTAACGGCGTTATAATGATTACGACTAAACGAGGTGCTAAAAACCAGGATTTACAGGTTAATGTTTCAAGTTCGTCGGCTTTTACTGAAGTTGGCCGCCTACCTTATTTCCAGAAAAAATTCGGACAAGGGTGGAGCGGAACTTACGACAGTAAAGAAAATGGTAGCTGGGGACCGGTAATGGATGGCAAAGACCGTTTAACCGGGTATATTGTCGACAATGTTCAGCAAGTAGCACCATTTAGCTACAAAGAAAACGGCATTCGCGATGTTTACGAATATGGTTATTCGCTGAACAACACCATTGCCCTCTCAGGTGGAAACGATTTTATGGGATGGTATGCATCGGCTACCAACTCGAAAAACGATGGTGTGCTACCCGGCGATGTTGATGTACTCGCCAGAAACACCTTAACTTTTAAAGCAAATGGGGGAACAGCCAAAACCAAGGTTAATTTTGGTATGACCTACATTAACCGTGAGAACAAAACAATACCAACCGGTCAGGGTGATGATGCAGGTACCGGAGCTGTAATTTATGCCGACATTTTATATCAGCCGGTAAACCATTATCTACCAGATTACCGCGATTATAACTATCCCTTTAACAACCTTGATAACTACTACAATGGATATGCGCAAAACCCGTATTTCACATTAAACGAAACTGGTGCAAAAGCCGATCAGAACAGGGTAATTGCCAACCTGAACATTACTCAGGATCTTTTGGAAGGATTAACTATCGGGTTCACCGGAGGGGTTGATACCCACTCTCAGTTTTCGAAAGTTTACGGAGCAATTGCAAAAGTAACACCCGGGTCAAACAACGACGGAACAATAAACGATGTTGCCGGAGCTGTTAAAGAAGAAGCAAGATTCAATACTCAGCTAAACAGCGATTTGGTTATTACTTACGATAATGAAGTAGATGTTTTGGGCGGCAACCTGAAATATAATCTGCTGGTTGGTAATAACATTAACCAACGCTCGTTTAAGCGCGATAACATCGTTTCAAAAGGACTGGTTGTTCCGGGCTATTACAACGTTGGAAACATTAGCGGCTCGGCCGAAGTTTATACAAATGAATACAAACGTCGTTTGGTTGGTGTGTATGCACAACTGGGACTGGAATTTAACGATTACCTCTTTTTGAACCTGCAAGCACGTAACGACTGGTCTTCAACGCTACCAATCGGAAATAATTCATTCTTTTATCCGGGGGCATCAATGGGTTTTGTTTTCACAGAGTTAATTACTGAGAACAATATACTCCCTTACGGTAAAATTCGTGTAAGCTACGCTCACGCCGGAAACGACGCTGCGCCGTTTATGACATCGGAGATTTACAGGCCATCGATTTTGCGAGCCGGAGGTTTTGGCTACACCAACTATCCGGTTGGGGGAATTCCTGCCTACGAAAAATATCGACGTTTGGGTAATCCGAACCTGAAACCTGAAATCTCGAAAGAATTCGAAATTGGTACCGACTTACGATTTTTCTCGAACCGTATTGGCGTTGATTTAGCTTACTACAAGAAAACAACTACCGATTTAATTATGCTGGCCAATATTGCAGCATCAACCGGTTATCGCGAAATTACATCGAACCTTGGACAAATTACCAACGACGGTATTGAGCTGGCACTGAACATTACACCAGTGCAACGAAACAACTTCTCTTGGGATTTCACCTACCTGTTTAATAAAGCCGATATGGTTTTAGATGAATTATCGGACGAACTCGGAGTTTCGGAATACGTGATTAACTCGGCTTACGAAACTGAATTTGTAGCAATCCCTGGCGAGCAACTCGGTATGTACCGGATTCCGGATTACAAATATTCGCCTGATGGAAAAATTATTGTTGGCGACAACGGCTTACCTGTTGAAGGAGATAAAAAACTGGTTGGTTCTTCTGTTCCTGACTTCCTAATGTCGTTTACAAATAATATTTCGTATAAAGGATTCCGCTTCTCATTCCTTATCGACTATCAAAAAGGCGGTATAATGTATTCAAATACAGCCGATGCTACTTACTGGTCGGGCAACAACGAGCAATCAACTACAAACGACCGTCGACCATGGATTATCCCAAACACTGTAGTAGAAGTAAAAGACAGCGAAGGAAATGTAACCGGCTATCAAGAAAACTCGACTCCGGTAGTAGATAACTGGCATGAATATTATTCATCGAATACCAACAAGCCTTTTGAAAGTTCAAGGCTCATTTCCCGAACCTTTATCAAATTGCGCGAGGTATCGTTATCGTATCGTTTCAACAATTCCTTACTCGACAAAACGTTCTTATCATCAGTTAATGTTTCGGTATTTGGCCGCAACCTTTTCTTGTGGACACCGAAAGACAACAGTTACGTAGACCCGGAAACTACAACCTGGGATAATGATATTGAAGGACTGTTTGGAGAGTTTAACGGAGCTCCTTCGGTACGAACCTATGGATTGAAACTTGACTTAACCTTTTAA
- the trpB gene encoding tryptophan synthase subunit beta: protein MKYQVDEKGYYGEFGGAWIPEMMFTNIDELKRRYLEIIESDSFKKEFDQLLKDYVGRPSPLYYASRLSEHYGSKIYLKREDLNHTGSHKLNNTIGQILLAQQLGKTRIIAETGAGQHGVATATVCALKGIKCIVYMGALDVSRQAPNVKKMKMLGAEVIPVHSGNKTLKDATNEAMRDWINNPEDTHYIIGSVVGPHPYPDMVARFQSVISAEMKKQLQAQTGSEFPTRILACVGGGSNAAGAFYHYLDDERVELIGVEAAGKGVDTDETAATLTVGTPGVLHSSRTVLMQNEDGQITEPYSISAGLDYPGIGPLHAHLFKTGRAKFLAATDEEVLKAVLLLTQKEGIIPALESAHALAALDKIKMNPDDVNVINLSGSGNKDMETYLNYFGY, encoded by the coding sequence ATGAAATATCAAGTAGACGAAAAAGGATATTACGGCGAATTTGGCGGGGCATGGATTCCCGAAATGATGTTTACCAATATTGATGAACTTAAGCGCCGTTACCTGGAAATCATAGAATCAGATTCGTTCAAAAAAGAATTTGATCAGCTTTTAAAAGATTATGTGGGCCGTCCGTCGCCGCTGTATTATGCCAGCCGCCTTTCGGAGCATTACGGTAGCAAGATCTACCTGAAAAGGGAAGATCTGAATCACACAGGATCGCATAAACTGAATAATACCATCGGACAAATTCTGTTGGCACAGCAGCTGGGAAAAACACGCATTATCGCTGAGACCGGAGCAGGCCAACACGGTGTGGCAACAGCAACAGTTTGTGCGCTAAAAGGCATTAAATGTATTGTTTATATGGGAGCATTGGATGTTTCACGTCAGGCACCAAACGTAAAAAAGATGAAGATGCTCGGTGCCGAAGTTATTCCGGTACACAGCGGTAACAAAACGTTGAAAGACGCCACCAACGAAGCTATGCGCGACTGGATCAACAATCCGGAAGACACACACTACATAATCGGCTCGGTGGTTGGTCCGCACCCCTACCCCGATATGGTTGCGCGTTTCCAATCGGTTATAAGCGCCGAGATGAAAAAGCAATTACAGGCACAAACAGGCTCTGAATTTCCAACACGCATTTTAGCGTGTGTAGGTGGAGGAAGTAATGCCGCCGGAGCTTTTTACCATTACCTCGATGATGAACGGGTGGAACTGATCGGTGTGGAAGCTGCCGGAAAAGGAGTCGACACCGATGAAACTGCGGCGACCTTAACGGTTGGAACTCCCGGAGTATTGCACTCAAGTAGGACTGTGTTAATGCAAAATGAAGACGGCCAAATTACCGAACCGTACTCTATTTCAGCGGGACTGGATTACCCTGGAATCGGGCCTTTACATGCGCACCTTTTTAAAACAGGTCGTGCTAAGTTTTTGGCTGCTACCGACGAGGAAGTATTAAAAGCAGTGCTGCTACTTACACAAAAAGAAGGCATCATTCCGGCACTGGAATCAGCTCACGCTCTTGCGGCGCTGGATAAAATAAAAATGAATCCTGACGATGTGAATGTGATTAACCTTTCTGGTAGCGGAAACAAGGATATGGAAACCTACCTGAATTATTTTGGATATTAA
- the trpC gene encoding indole-3-glycerol phosphate synthase TrpC, which yields MNILDKIVATKKQEVAAQKKVVSIEQLEKYPGFARKCNSLKAKLLKEGASGIIAEFKQKSPSKGEINFSAKVEEVTHAYNAAGASCLSVLTDFEYFGGTLANLAKAREANPDIPILRKDFMIDTYQIVEAKAFGADVILLIAACLPKEKALELAKKAKELGLDVLMEIHNAEELEIVNDFVDVVGVNNRNLKTFEVSVETSVELSKLIPAKFVKISESGLAGAAEIKYLKEHGFKGFLIGETFMKTDDPGAACKKLIDEL from the coding sequence ATGAATATTCTTGACAAAATAGTAGCAACAAAAAAACAAGAAGTAGCTGCCCAGAAAAAGGTAGTTAGCATTGAACAGCTGGAGAAATATCCGGGTTTTGCAAGAAAATGCAACTCCCTAAAAGCAAAGCTGCTAAAAGAAGGTGCTTCCGGGATTATTGCGGAATTCAAGCAAAAATCGCCATCAAAAGGTGAAATCAATTTTTCGGCAAAAGTGGAAGAAGTTACCCATGCCTACAACGCTGCGGGCGCTTCGTGCCTTTCTGTCCTTACCGATTTTGAATATTTTGGTGGCACCTTGGCGAACCTTGCAAAAGCGCGTGAAGCTAATCCTGATATCCCGATTTTGCGAAAGGATTTTATGATCGATACCTATCAAATTGTGGAAGCCAAAGCTTTTGGTGCGGATGTGATTCTTTTAATTGCGGCATGTCTTCCAAAAGAAAAGGCCCTGGAACTGGCAAAAAAAGCCAAAGAACTGGGACTGGATGTGTTAATGGAAATTCACAATGCAGAAGAGCTGGAGATTGTAAACGACTTTGTTGATGTTGTTGGCGTAAACAACCGCAACCTGAAAACCTTTGAGGTGAGCGTTGAAACTTCGGTGGAGCTTTCGAAACTTATTCCGGCCAAATTTGTAAAAATATCGGAAAGTGGTTTGGCAGGAGCCGCCGAGATCAAATACCTGAAAGAGCATGGTTTTAAAGGCTTCCTGATTGGAGAAACCTTTATGAAAACTGATGATCCGGGAGCGGCTTGTAAAAAGTTAATTGATGAATTATAA
- the trpD gene encoding anthranilate phosphoribosyltransferase — MKETLQYLFEGNTLTRKEAKAALTGVGKGLYSEAEFAAFLTVFKMRTLQSEELGGFRDAMVELSKKVDLSDYNAIDIVGTGGDGKNTFNISTLSCFIVAGAGVNVTKHGNYAATSTSGSSNVLEFLGYEFSNEIDKLKSDLEKGGFCFLHAPLFHPAMKHIAPVRRALKVPTFFNILGPMINPSEPKYQVLGVNNSLNFEHYKNVYKTMDVNFAIVNSVDGYDEISLTADTHFATKSEDKLVSPSEFGLPQVEPEKLFGGESVEDAAKIFIDVLKGNGTTEQTNVVLANAAVGLQVVFPDKTLTECVEMALESLLSGNALKKLEAVTNTVF; from the coding sequence ATGAAAGAAACATTACAATACCTTTTTGAAGGAAACACCCTCACCCGCAAAGAAGCCAAAGCTGCTTTAACCGGCGTTGGAAAAGGCCTTTATTCTGAAGCTGAATTTGCTGCATTTCTAACCGTTTTTAAAATGCGTACTTTGCAGTCGGAAGAACTGGGCGGTTTTCGTGATGCGATGGTAGAACTCAGTAAAAAAGTTGATCTCTCTGACTACAACGCAATTGATATTGTGGGTACCGGCGGCGACGGTAAAAACACGTTCAACATTTCCACCCTATCCTGTTTTATTGTTGCGGGTGCCGGAGTAAATGTTACCAAACACGGGAACTACGCAGCCACATCAACCAGCGGTTCATCGAACGTTTTGGAATTTCTTGGTTATGAATTCAGCAACGAGATCGACAAATTAAAAAGCGATCTGGAAAAAGGAGGATTTTGCTTTTTACATGCTCCGCTATTCCATCCGGCAATGAAACATATTGCTCCGGTTCGCAGGGCTCTAAAAGTGCCAACCTTCTTTAATATTCTTGGGCCGATGATCAATCCTTCGGAACCAAAATACCAGGTTCTTGGCGTTAACAACAGTTTAAATTTCGAGCACTACAAGAACGTGTACAAAACAATGGATGTTAACTTTGCCATTGTAAACAGTGTAGATGGTTACGACGAAATTTCGCTGACAGCCGATACGCACTTTGCCACAAAATCAGAAGACAAACTGGTGTCTCCGTCAGAATTTGGATTGCCACAGGTTGAACCAGAGAAGCTTTTTGGTGGAGAATCGGTGGAAGATGCTGCAAAAATATTTATCGATGTTCTGAAAGGCAATGGCACTACAGAGCAAACAAATGTTGTTCTTGCAAACGCTGCCGTTGGTCTGCAAGTAGTTTTCCCGGATAAAACATTGACGGAATGTGTTGAAATGGCGCTCGAATCTTTACTAAGCGGAAATGCGTTGAAGAAGTTGGAAGCAGTAACTAACACCGTCTTTTAA